The Eublepharis macularius isolate TG4126 chromosome 7, MPM_Emac_v1.0, whole genome shotgun sequence sequence CAGAGGCTGGTGGGCTGCCtttggctaaggcagctccttatATTCAGGCCAtacttctcaaaaataaaacccagtcttttgggattagagttacaaactgttctgctaatagaacttgttctcccctaagcttggggattgtccctaatgtaagtctcccagcagtatacctttaccaactcctggctcccagtttgcgtagagccttttctctggccagatttaacgTTCTTCCTTCAGCtattttatctggtagatttcacGGGATTCCTTatcatagcaggtgttgtccttgtttgacggactgtgttgaaactgtctcccatgttcttctccagtgctcttctTATCTGGcaccacgccgggatcttctacatcctattttagcccaactttcagagttttctgatgattttaaggttcagttcctgcttgacaacccagatggggaaataactgaaatagtagcaaagtttctctacagtgccatggctatacgccctgacaagtcatattctgtactggttttgctgccctgttgccctgttcctatctgtaattttaatctcattttgtatggagtttctgtatttaaaattttatattttatatatgccaataaaggcttgcttgcttgtatATTCAGGCCATGCGTATCCCCAGAAATCACCCTGCAGCTGTCCAGTGTTTCTGGTGCTGTTTTGGGGGGGGATTCTCTAGCTTGAGCTTATTAAGCAGGCGGGGAAGGCACTTCCTGTGAGGACCGCCATTTCATGGACACGCcattctttctcctctctctggTCAAAAAGACCTCAATTCACAGGCAGGCAGCCAGTTGTGTTGCTAGAAACACAGTAAACAGACTtactttctctccttcctccagaTAAGCATTTCCTGGTGTTTTTCTTCAAGCAACTCAAGGTGAATCGGAGCGGCCGCTACGAGGACTCCTTCCCCTACCTCTCACCCTGCGGTCGGGAGCACAACTATGTCCGCTGTGACGACCTTCCCATCGTCTTCACCCACCTCTTGCAGGGGAGCTCTGGTGAGGAGCTCCTGTCCTACTGTGGTGGCGCGGACAGACTGACAGTGTCCTTCCAGCCCAAAAAGCTGCTGATGCGCCCCGAGAATGGGCGCGTCTACCATCCTGGCCCAGAAAAAACCGGAGGCGTGGGGCTGGTGAAATCAGCATTGGCCTTTGAGCTTAGCCCCCACTTTGAATACGAGCAGGGACCTGGCCAGCCTCCCACCCATTTTCGTTGGCAGGACAAACGCCATGTTCTCACCAATGAGCTGTTGCCACTAATCCGGGACCAGGAGAAGGACGGGGGAGCCTAGAGGCAGAGCTAGCGAGGGGCTCTGTTTGACAACCAGTGATCGACCCACTGCCTTAATTATGTGAGAACTGTTGCTGCCAACCTGTGTGGTAACTGTAGCAGTGAGAGGAGCCCGTATTCTGTAATTCCAGACGCCTTATCCATTCAAGCAGCCTGTGGGAAGCTTCCAGTCCAAGGCAGCTGGTCCCTTTGAATGAGGGAATTCTGAATCTTCCGAGGTCCGTTTGAATGTTTGTAGGGGTTCTGCATGAGGGTTGGTGGGCCGCTGTCCCGTGGTGCTGGAAGAGGGAACCCACCAAGAACATCCTACCCATTCACAGCAAGGAACTGGAGGGGCCAGGCTGTCGTGTGCTGCTCACCAGCGGTCAAAGCAGGGCACATCCCTGCTTGGCCGCTTGCCGCAGCGCTGGTATATCTATGGCAGGTATTGCAATAAAGAGCAGGCTGTCCCTTGGGATGATCTCTTCCGTGAGATGTCATGATTTATAGGTTTGTTTGTTTAGGAAATCTGTTGTACAGTTTAGGATGTAAAATACAATCCCAGTAAACCAGTcagcataaaacaataaaatatcagcCTGACAGAAACCTGGCAGAGCGAGTCAGTAGACCAACAGATCCAACTGCAAAAGCTCCCTGGAACCAAAATGTTTTTCAGGCCTTTGGCAAAATGATTGCAGAAGAAGATCTCAGCACCTCTTCTGGAAGACTATACTAGAGGAAGGGAGCAGCCCCTGGAGAGGCCGTGCCGTTGCAGCCATTGTGTGGGTTTTCCTGGGAGAAGAGGCTGAGCTGGCAACTTCTTGTAGGCTGACCTACAGTTGGTGTCACTTTTGCACGCTTAGGCTTGGATCCATTTCTTCCCTCTGCGCAGCACTCTCCTCCATTTCGAAGGCCGTCCCGTGCTGCCGAGAGCGATTCTCTGGTGCTAGGTGCATTCCTCTTATTGCTGATCTTTTGTGCGTTGAAGTTGGCTGTTGCCAGAGGAATACGCTCCAAGCAGAGGACCTCCTCCACAGTGGGGCACCGCACTGTGCAAAGGGAAGGAAGACATTGGATCCAAGCTCCCAGCCACAAAATATCCCCTTCCCATGCAGGATGCTGGTGCAGGGTATAGGGTGGATTGGCCCAGACATAATCCGTCCTGCTGTGTGTAGCTTCTGGAAAGCACGTCTACCCAGGAAGACTGCACAGGCACAGCATGAAAAGGGGAGGCTGGTCAGAGAGGCctgggggagcccagatgagCCCCAGTGCCCTAATCGATACTCATGCCTTCAGATGATGTCCCACTTGCACACGATTGCCACTGCAGCAACTGAAGGGAGCTCTGTGGGAAAGTTTGCTTGGAGGTTGGGTGTAATGGATCTCCAAGGCTCTCTGAACTTGGCAGGGGGAGGAGATGGGGATGAGTCAGAGAGTCCAGCAGCTTAAAAACATTTGACAATTGTTTTAAAAACTTGCCTTGCATATCAGAGCTAACCCAGACTTTCTAAGGGGCAGGCAGTCCCCAGAGCagcaataataattataataataactgtgcttctatcccactcttctagacagatgagtgccccactctgagcaatgaaccaagtcagtgttgttgttatccccacaattcagctggggagctggggctgagaggaggggcttccccagggccatctgctgagctcaaggcaggagtgggagtcgaaccagcagaggttGATTCGCaagccagccacttaaccactgtgctacagcagcaccctctggcccaAACCACTAGAGGGCAGTGACATGGGTGGGCAGCAAGGAAGCTGCCGAGGTTTTTTTGGCACAGTGCTGTGAAATACTTTCCTACCCACTGGTTTGTAGGTGGAAGCAACagaggtagggctgccaacagACCTGGTGAAATATTCCCTTTATGAGCAGCTTAATGTGTGGGAATGGACAACCAGAGCTTTTCATGGTATTGAGGTCAATAACATCACCTAGTAAGTTAACACCCCCTTAAGTCTCTATTAGAGGGATAGGACACttctttctccaggcagttggcaaccctaaatagggGATGTACATTGGGGCCATTGCTTTTAATTTGTCCGCAAAGGATCTGGCATTCGGGGAGAACAGAGAGAGAGCTGAGTTTGCAGATTGACACCAAACTATTCAGGATGATGGAAACCAAAGAAAAGAGCCAGGAGCTCCAAAGGGCGCTTTTCCAaattgagtggggggggggggcggtcagcaGGGCAAAAGAGGTTCGTTATAAAGTGAAGTGCACTGGagcaaaaagggggaaaaggtAGTAATCCCAAATTTGCATGACACCGATAAGGTCAGAATTGGTGGTGACTATCCAGAAAAGATGTCTTGGGGCTGGAAGCAGGAGCACTGTGAAAAGATCTGCTCTGTATTGGGGGGGGAGTGGAAAACACAAAGTCCCAGATAGGGATGACTAAGAAAGGAATCGGGAAGCACCGGGAAGGTCGTCTTTGTCTGAGGCATGATTAATATACGGAATCCATAAGCACCAGAGGTGTGGATGGCCACTAACTTAGATGTGTTTTTTTAAGAGATTAAGCACACACATGAAGAATAGGCCTATCagtgattcatagaatcatagggttagaaggcaCCTCTAAGGTCagatagtccaaccccctgcacaatgcaggaaattcacaactactacTCCCCAcctcctgacacacacacacacggtgacccctgttccatgcccagaagatggcaaaacacctccaggatctctggccaaactggcctgtggaaaattgcttcctgaccccaaagtggtgatcagcattaccctgggtgtgcaagaaggggccacgggaactaagcactgatgtggcccttcctgccctccccctcatgctctgcccaggttctcagaatcagcattgctgtcaggtggccatctagcctctgcttaaaaacctccaaggaaggagagcccaccacctcccgaggaagcctgttccactgagagaccgctctgactgtcaggaagttcttcctaatatttagccgaaaactcttttgatttaatttcaacccgttggttgaCTATTCGCCTGGAGGGCgacatggaacctccatgttcagagacagcatGCCACGGAATACCAGTTGCAGGGGGAGCAACGGAAGGGGGGATTCTTGCCTTGCTTGTGGGCCTTCTGGTGCCTCGGGAAAGAGGATGGCATCCCAGAGGAGCCTCTGGCTTGATCCAGTAGGCCTCTAAGCAGCTCTACGGTCTGAATGGGAGCCTGTTCCACGCTTGccctccagggttgcagagtGCAGACTTGCATAGAACGCCTGGGCGGCGGGCCTCCAGTTTCCAAAAACTGCCTCAAGAAGCCATCCTCTACTGTGGCTGAGCTGAGGGTCTGTCCGACGCCACTGTTCGGTCTTTACAAGCCTTCCGTGGCAGTCAGCGGTTCATGCAACTCAATTACTTGCCTGCATTTCCCCAAGATACACGTGTGTCTTCGTGTGTGTAGGTGGCGACTCCTGGGTGTTTCTGCCACAAGCCCTccaaatagggctgccagcctccaggtagtggctggagatctcccggaattgcaactggtctccaggccacagagatcagttcacctggagaaaatggcttctttgggggggggggtggactctatggaattatgccacgccaaggtcctttccctccccaaaccccactttctccgggtttctccaggtttcaccctccaaatctccaggaatttcccaactcggagctggcaaccttacctcctAAGCATTGCCTCAAAGGCCCATCCCTCCTTTGAAGGATATTCCTCCCGAACACTCTTGCTCACAACAGCACCCCTCAACTCTTCCTGGGAGAGGACTGGCAGGTGGAGAAGTCTTCGGATGCCTGGATTCTTGTGGCCAGTGCAGAGAAGGAAGTGGGTCTTAGCAGTTACTGCAGTGCTTAGAGATCATTATGGTCTATCAGCTTCTGCCACTAAACACTTTTCTAGCTTTCTGCAGCGTGATGGAGGAAAAtgacaacatttgacttatataccgcccttcaggatggcgtaacacccactcagagcggtttacagcgCAGGTTCTCCAACTGCAGTGGGACTTTGGCTTCTTCTCCTCGTGGAGTGGGGGGGAGCATAGCTGTCTCACTGCAGAGCTGGAAAGTGCACCAGGAAAGGAGGCAGGCCTGGCTTTGTGCAAGCCTCCAAGACAGCACTTAGGGAGTGATTCCATATCGGAATTCCTCATCGATGTGCCCTTTtctatgatccagaggagttagccgtgttagtctgtagtggcaaaatcaaaaagagtccagtagcacctttaagactaaccaattttattgtagcataagctttcgagaatcacagttctcttcgtcagatgcatggagggccaaaagaaactggtcagatatagaggaggagaggggagggcgggttagatgcaaacagctccttctgatatgtagatgcaaacagctccttctgatatggagatcagtttgcttctgtaaaggttcagaggagttagaagtgttagtctgtagtagcaaaatcaaaaagagtccagtagcacctcgaagaccaaccaattccactgcagcacaagccttcgagaatcacagctctccccgccagatgcatctgacaaagagaactgcgatcctcgaaagcccacgccaggtgccaccggcctccccctgaccccacttctgtaaaggaaatcagttacctgtgataatgagataatttTGCCACTTTTCTATGCTGACTCTGTAAGTAGGAGCCGGGAAGGGTCTGCTTGGCAGATCTTTCCAGGAGAAATCATTTCAAGCCCTGATTCCTTTGTAACATTCTCCAAGGAGTTCATGCGATGTAGTGCTTGCAGTTCACCCGGCGAGTCACTCACCCTCCACAAAATTGCTGgaatggaggaagagaggaaaagaGGACCAGGTACGCTGCCAAGAACTTCTTCAAGAAAGATACAATAGGTAAACAGTCTCTCCTTTATGGGACTCATTCAAGTTCCTCCCCTCCTATGGAAGGGATCAACCCTGTGTCTATCTCAGAAGCACCACGGAAGGTATTGTTTTAGCATGGAAGTGCCAGCTTCCCTTATCGCTTCATCTAGCGTGCCATTCAGGACTGGAGGGAGCCAGGGGCCAGTTCTGCCATAGCATATCCCATGGAACTCAAGTTCACCCACGGATGATGGTTATTGTTGATGAGGTCCCTCGCTGCCCACCTCCTGAGCACCATAGGTTCAAGTTGGAGATACCAAAACTTTACCAGGTTTGTTCCCACCTGAAGGTACCAGAGGAAGCGGTTGAAGTGAGACATCTTCGATGCGAGTCCTGATTCAGAGCACAACTGGCCAAATTCCAAATGCAAACATCTGCCCGTTTCCACGGAAACCTCCCATTCCGTCTTTGCTTCCTCCAAGATGTTTTAAGAAGTGCCCTTTTTTTCTTAGAGGATGTGATCCTTCTTGACAGCTTTCGATCCAAAGCCTGACCTTTTCCACCAACTTGTCGCTGGATGCTGCTCATAAGCAGGAACTGAAATCCTCAGTGGATCTCCTCGCCTCTATGTCAGAGCAGTCCAAAATGgaggttttttttattgttttactcaATTAATGGGGGTAGGAGatgggagtaggggtgtgcgtGGCAGAAGGCCTTTATGGGCCAGCAACAGGGGAGACAGAACTGCAAGATTAAAGAGCACTTTGATGTTGCATTTCCGAGGCAAGCTGCTCAGAGCAGACTCCTTTCCTTCCCAAGATTTTTAATTGGGAGAATCGCTTATATATAGGGCTGGGGAATCTTTTTACTGAACGCTTCTTACCAACTTTATCTGCTGCTGTCCAATCCCGTTCTGCTTTCTCACTTGTGGGCCATTTGCCCAAGGGTGTCAGGCGGTACCAGCTCTGCCAGTTTTAGGACGACATATAAGGCGTGTTTGCTCCTGAGAGCTTTTCAGTGATGTTTTCAATTTAGGGCCTCTGattaagcacagttattattattattattaatgaggGCTCTTGTATTGAGTTTTGAGGTGTGGATTGCAGCACTGCATAGCTGGCGGATGCACCTGAGAAACTGTTGTATAGCTCAAATGCTGCTGGCAGTAGGAGAGAGAGCCACCTCTGGGTCCTGCCCTGCTTCTGAGAGCTCCACTTTAGAtgttggctgtgtgtgtgtgtgtgttcacgtgcatctgtgcatgcatgcatgcgtgtgtgtggtTTGCAAAGCAGGGGCAAAACATGTGCCTCTTGTTTTAAAAGAGGGTAGGATAGATTAATGGCGGTTAGGTGTGTCgttaaaattgattcatttgaaatgtggtgctggaggagagttttgcggataccatggacagccaaaaagacaaataagtgggcactagatcaaaccaagcctgaattctccctagaagccaaaatgacaagactaaggctattgtacgttggtcacatcatgagaagacaagattctctgggaaagtcaataatgctaggaaaagtggaaggcagcaggaaaagaggaagacctaaaacgagaaggcttgactcaataaaagatgtCCTCCAGATTGCAGGATGTGAGCAAGTCTGTGAATGATAGGATGTTCtgcaggtctttcattcatagagttgccagaggccagaggcaacttgacggcacatagcacACGCAGGTCTGTTGTTGGCCATGATACCTGAATGGTGGTTCTGGACTGATCAGTGTCGGGGAGCAGTCAGCAAGGGAAGGCTGTTATCTGGTTGTGGCTTCTTTGGGGCATGTGGCCGTCTACGGTTGTAAACAGGATACTGGAGTAGATTGACCTCCTCCTCTTGGTCTGAACTGGcactttgaattgaacccagaaacaTATCAGACTTCTCAACAGCTGCCTCCAAGGAAGTGTTAGCTGACCAAACGACATTTTGGCCTAGCTGAAGGTCCTGAGTTgctctcaagggcagccccacgttgAGCATGTCGCAGTAGTCCAGcaccacttatttatttatttatttatttatttatttatttatttatttatccaattTTTTAGACCGCCTGTCCCTTGAAATGaggcccaaagcagtttgcaaCATGAAAAAACACAAATGTTATATATTAAAAACTCAAAAATACCACTAAAAACTGGTGACCTACAGAATAAACCCCAGACACAAATAGTGTCCCATTTAGAGCAAGATTCAACCACTTGCTTTTGCCAGCTTGGAACTGTGAGAACTGGGACCTTATCAAACACTTGTCAGACCACGGGGCTGCAGGATGGGGCAGAGTATGAGTCCTATAGCAAGCCTGTCTAAAATTggtttagatgcagaggagtta is a genomic window containing:
- the C7H8orf82 gene encoding UPF0598 protein C8orf82 homolog, translated to MRLLRGGLGFLLRAGMRHGPGRPLYEQGQSPSPRTREYFYYIDHQGQLFLDDAKVKNFITCFKDKHFLVFFFKQLKVNRSGRYEDSFPYLSPCGREHNYVRCDDLPIVFTHLLQGSSGEELLSYCGGADRLTVSFQPKKLLMRPENGRVYHPGPEKTGGVGLVKSALAFELSPHFEYEQGPGQPPTHFRWQDKRHVLTNELLPLIRDQEKDGGA